One Echeneis naucrates chromosome 16, fEcheNa1.1, whole genome shotgun sequence DNA window includes the following coding sequences:
- the hgfb gene encoding hepatocyte growth factor gives MWIYRLAVGLFIISCSEGRRNALQDYQKADSVRLVVSPGFSHLTKTRRLSLARCAKSCSRNKRLPFTCRAFLYDHKNRKCQWLSFDRNSAGVQSQQDFNYQLYQKKDYIRECIVGTGQSYRGRRSVTVSGILCQAWASPIPHEHKFMSKRFRKKDLRENYCRNPDNSTVGPWCFTTDPRPLFRHQECGIPQCSQVECMNCNGEDYRGPMDHTESGMECQRWDLDEPHKHLYHPNRYPDKGLDDNYCRNPDGRHRPWCFTTDPNTPWEYCDIKVCETPPSSNVVEETECYHRRGEDYRGVVDVTPTGITCQRWDSQYPHNHTFFPQAYHCKGLRENYCRNPDGQEFPWCFTTDPRVRTMFCTNIPQCGTQNKPVTDCYQGFGERYQGEQSRTRSNLPCAPWRDHSNSGERGMLMAGLERNYCRNPDKDKHGPWCYTNNSAIPWDYCTVKPCDASQNTIPLGELSSVGCFVHKRIRIVGGGPVNISDGSWMVSIQKGSLHWCGGSLIREEWVLTDRQCFSSCVPDLSEYRVWLGVSDMREGAPDWSKRQEVSIAHVICGPEGSSLALIRLSKSALPADNVHTIQLPVAGCSIPEGTTCKMYGWGETKGTGHEDMLKAVDLPIVTNERCREMHRGNFHITNTKICAGGKRNEGVCERDYGGPLVCQDGEIKVIVGVSVHGRGCARANQPGIFINVPFYTQWIYKVFKYYPNPEIV, from the exons ATGTGGATTTACAGGCTGGCTGTCGGACTCTTCATCATCTCCTGTTCCG AGGGCAGAAGAAATGCCCTGCAGGACTACCAGAAGGCAGACAGTGTCCGGCTGGTTGTGTCTCCGGGTTTCTCCCACCTGACCAAAACCAGGAGGCTGAGCCTGGCCAGGTGTGCCAAGTCCTGCAGCCGCAACAAGAGGCTCCCCTTCACCTGCCG AGCGTTTCTCTATGatcataaaaacaggaaatgccaGTGGCTGTCATTCGACAGGAACTCAGCAGGAGTTCAGAGCCAACAGGACTTCAACTACCAACTCTATCAAAAGAAAG ACTACATTAGAGAGTGCATTGTGGGTACAGGTCAGAGCTACAGGGGGCGGAGGTCGGTGACAGTGAGTGGGATCCTGTGCCAGGCCTGGGCCTCCCCCATACCGCATGAGCACAA ATTCATGTCTAAGAGGTTCAGGAAGAAGGACCTCAGAGAAAACTACTGCCGTAACCCAGACAACTCCACCGTTGGCCCGTGGTGCTTCACCACTGACCCCCGGCCACTCTTCAGACACCAGGAGTGTGGCATACCACAGTGTTCACAGG TGGAGTGCATGAACTGCAATGGGGAAGATTACAGAGGACCAATGGACCACACAGAAAGTGGAATGGAATGTCAGCGCTGGGACCTGGATGAGCCACATAAACACCTGTACCACCCCAACAG GTACCCTGACAAGGGTCTGGATGACAACTACTGTAGGAACCCAGATGGACGCCACAGACCGTGGTGCTTTACCACAGACCCAAACACACCCTGGGAATACTGCGACATCAAAGTTTGTG aaacacCGCCCAGTAGCAATGTGGTGGAGGAAACTGAGTGTTATCACCGGAGAGGAGAGGATTATAGGGGGGTGGTAGATGTGACGCCTACTGGAATTACTTGCCAACGCTGGGACTCCCAGTATCCCCATAACCACACGTTCTTTCCTCAAGCCTACCACTGCAA GGGCCTGAGAGAAAACTACTGTCGAAATCCAGATGGCCAAGAATTTCCCTGGTGCTTCACTACAGACCCAAGAGTCCGCACGATGTTCTGCACCAACATCCCTCAGTGTGGCACCCAAAACAAGCCTGTGACTG ACTGCTACCAAGGCTTTGGAGAACGTTACCAAGGAGAACAGTCAAGGACGAGGTCAAATCTGCCCTGTGCTCCCTGGAGGGACCACAGCAACAG TGGTGAAAGGGGCATGCTGATGGCTGGCTTGGAGCGAAACTACTGCAGAAAccctgacaaagacaaacacgGTCCCTGGTGTTACACCAATAACTCTGCCATACCCTGGGACTACTGCACTGTAAAACCAT GTGATGCTTCACAGAACACCATTCCACTGG GCGAACTGTCCTCCGTGGGGTGTTTTGTCCATAAAAGAATTAGGATCGTGGGTGGAGGACCAGTGAACATATCAGACGGCAGCTGGATGGTCAGCATACAGAAAGG GTCGCTGCACTGGTGTGGGGGTTCATTAATACGAGAGGAGTGGgtactgactgacagacagtgCTTCTCCTCATG TGTTCCAGACCTCAGTGAGTATCGGGTGTGGCTTGGAGTCTCTGATATGCGAGAGGGTGCTCCTGACTGGTCCAAGAGACAGGAAGTTAGCATAGCTCATGTGATATGTGGCCCTGAGGGCTCTAGTTTAGCCCTGATACGGCTGTCCAA GTCTGCCCTTCCCGCAGACAACGTCCATACGATTCAGCTGCCTGTGGCTGGGTGCTCCATCCCAGAGGGAACAACATGTAAAATGTACGGATGGGGCGAGACCAAAG GTACTGGCCATGAAGACATGCTCAAGGCCGTTGACCTTCCCATTGTCACTAATGAGAGATGCAGAGAGATGCACAGAGGCAACTTTCACATCACCAACACCAAGATCTGTGCAGGAGGCAAGAGGAACGAGGGAGTGTGTGAG AGGGATTATGGTGGCCCTCTCGTGTGCCAGGATGGTGAGATCAAGGTTATTGTCGGAGTGAGCGTCCATGGCAGAGGCTGTGCTCGAGCCAACCAGCCTGGCATCTTCATCAATGTGCCCTTTTATACACAGTGGATATACAAGGTCTTCAAATACTACCCCAACCCTGAGATTGTTTAG